Below is a window of Pseudoalteromonas undina DNA.
TTTATCGCCGTTTGACACAAATAAAGTGTCGTCTGGGTTAGTTTGCTGCCAGCGAATCATCAATGGCTGTTGCAAGGCAATATTGCCTTGGCCTTGCATTACCAGTTGGCCTTCACCGTCGGTTACGTTTTGTTTAAATTGTGCTTTAAAGCTTTTTAAGGTCGATAACTTATCTTGTAATGCTTGGCTGTCGTCAGCAAAACTTGGCATAGCAACTAAACTGCCCAATACCAATAATAAACTACTTAATTTTTTCATTAATTTGCTCCATTAGGTACTAATACATCGCGAGCGCCGTTATGTCCTGGTGCACTCACGATACCTGATGTTTCCATTTGTTCTACTAAACGTGCAGCACGGTTATAGCCTACACGTAATTTACGTTGCACTGATGATACCGATACTTTACCGGTTTCTATTACAAAGGCGACCGCTTCGTCGTATAACGGATCTGACTCTTCATCGCCATTTTCGCTGGCTTCACCTGGTAATAGAATATCTTCCGTAGCATCACCATTTAAAATCTCGTCTATGTAGTTTGGTTTAGCACGGGCTTTCCAATCGTTTACTACAGCATGTACTTCATGGTCGTCTACAAACGCGCCATGCACACGCTCAGGTACACTGGTACCTGGCGGTAAATAAAGCATGTCACCCATGCCTAATAAATTTTCTGCGCCTTGTTGATCAAGTATGGTGCGCGAGTCTATTTTACTTGATACCTGAAACGCCATACGTGTAGGTATATTCGCTTTAATTAAACCGGTTATTACATCAACCGACGGACGCTGCGTTGCCAAAATTAAGTGAATACCCGCAGCACGCGCTTTTTGCGCAATACGAGCAATTAGCTCTTCAACTTTTTTACCTACAATCATCATCATATCGGCAAATTCGTCAATAACCACAACTATGCTAGGTAATTTATCTAGCTCATCAGGGCCCTCTTTCATGCCGTCGGTGTCTTTAAATAATGGATCCATAATTGGGTAGCCCGCTTCTTTGGCTTCCATTACTTTTTGGTTGTAACCTTTTAAGTTACGCACACCTAATGCCGACATCAGCTTATAACGGCGTTCCATTTCACCTACACACCAACGCAGTGCGTTAGCCGCTTCTTTCATGTCGGTCACAACTTCACATAATAAATGCGGAATGCCTTCGTATACTGAAAGCTCAAGCATTTTCGGGTCAATCATGATCATACGAACATCTTCAGGGCCCGATTTATACAGTAAGCTTAATATCATTACATTAACGCCCACTGACTTACCTGAACCGGTTGTACCGGCCACTAATAAATGTGGCATTTTACCTAAGTCGGCACACACAGGTTGCCCTGCAATATCTTTACCAAGCACCATGGTTAATGGCGATGGGTTTTGCTCAAACTTAGGTGCGTTTATCACTTCTGACAAACGTACAATTTCACGGTATTTATTAGGCAGCTCAATACCGATATAGGTTTTACCCGGAATAACTTCTACCACGCGCACACTAATTGCCGATAACGAGCGCGCTAAATCTTTTGACAACCCAGTAATTTTAGACACCTTAATACCCGGTGCTAAATCAAGCTCAAAACGAGTAACAACGGGCCCGGGGTAAACTCCAACCACGGTAGCTTGCACGTTAAAATCGAGTAATTTTGTTTCTACAAGGCGCGATACACTATCAAGCTCTTCTTGTGAAATTGGGTTTTTTGCTTTGTCGGGTCTGTCGAGTAAATCTAATGATGGCAATGGCCCCGGAGGTGGCTCTTGCTCTAATAATTGCTCAAACTTCTCTTTGGCAGTTGGCGGCGGTTGAAACCCTGATTTTGGCTTGTTAATTGGCCTTGCTGGTGAAACCACGGTTGTAGCTGGTTTTTCAGGTTCAACCACTGGGCTTTGATCGAGCGCATTAAGTGCTGCTTCTGTGTCCATAGGTTCATCGTCTATGGCGCTAAAACTAATTTCTTGATCGAGTATTTGGTCAAGCTCGTCAAACGGCATAAACTCGTCGTCTTGCGGCGCGTTTACTTTAGTTGTTGGTTTATCGATTGCTTTTGGTTTGTCTGCTTTTTTATTAGCAAGTTCAGGTTCTTGTTGTCGTGTATCGTCTTCAAAATAGGCATCGGGTTGCTCGTCTTGTACTTTACCTGCAATGTGCTCGCGCTGCATCCAACCTCGAGCATAGGTGACCAAAAAGCGGTATAACCTAACTATTAAGTCACCTAAATAATCAACAAATTGTACCCACGACACACCTGTTAATAGCGTTAACCCTGCAAAAAAGAAACACAGCAGTAAAATAGAGGTACCGGTAAAATTAAACGCTGGCATCATCGCCGATGCAATCACATCGCCCACCACCCCACCGGATGAAAAATTATAAATATCATCAAAATTAATACTGCTAATAGCGGTTGCTGAGGTGATAAACAGCGCAAAGCCAATAATGCGTAATCCAAGTGTGGTGTAATCGAGTTGTAAAATACGGTGTGGCTGCTTAAACACCAAGTAACCTAGCAGCTGAATAGCCGCTGGCACAAAATAGGCAAGCCAGCCAAAGGTAAGGAGTAAAATATCGGCCACCCACGCGCCCGCTGTACCCGTAATATTTTGTACATTGGTAAATTCACCCGTTTGCGACCAAGCAGGATCGGCTGGGTGAAAACTAATTAAAGCACATAAAATAAATACCGCTGCAAAGGTGCTGACGATGAGCCCCGTTTCTAATAGTCTTTGTACACCGTTTAGGCGCATAATTACCTATCCCTCATTATTATTTTTTACACTCACTTGGCAATAGAATACCTTAGCAGGAAATGTATTTTGATGCACTTTATCTTAACCATGATGGCCTGATTATGAACAAGTTTTTATTATTTAGTCGTACACTCATTAAAAAAGCAAAGTTGGTTGCAACAATAAAAGTATATTAAAGGCTGTTACTTTATCATTAAGCAACAAAAGGACGAATAACAACGCCTTCTTCACCTTTTACTTCTTCCATCACTACGTAGGTACGACTTTCACTCACATTGGGCAGCTTTAATAATATATCACCGAGTACGCCTCGGTATTCTGACATATCGTTAACCCGGGTTTTTAATAAAAAGTCGAAATTACCCGAAACCAAATGACATTCTATAATTTCCTCGTGCTTTCTAACAGCAGCACTGAACTCTTCAAACACGTCGGGCGATGTTTTAGTAATGGTTACTTCCACATACACAGAAAGCCCTTGACCAAGTTTGGCAGGATCCACCACTGCTTTATAGCCTAAAATATACCCTTCTCGTTCAAGCTTTTTCACTCGCTCTAGACAGGGCGTGGCGCTTAGGCCAACTCGTCGGGCCAGTTCAACATTTGACAGGCGGCCATCAAGTTGTAATTCGACTAAAATTTTGCGATCAATACGGTCTAATAAGTTATGCATGGCTTTTTAGTTTTTTATTCTAATAAAATTAATTTTACAGATACTAACACTACAAAGAGCTTAAAAAAAGGTGAGACACACTACCCTAGCATGAATATAATAGTGGAAAATTTTTATCCCGTTCTAACAAGGCAAAATTATGATTATTGGTGTACCTAAAGAAATTAAAAACCACGAGTACCGTGTAGGTATGGTTCCTGCGAGTGTTCGCGAACTTGTAAATCACGGCCACCAAGTGATTGTTGAAACGAATGCTGGTATGGGCATTGGTTTTACAAATGATGATTATGTTCAAGCAGGCGCTGAAATTTTAGAAACAGCTGCTGACGTTTTTGCAAAAGCAGAAATGATCATCAAGGTAAAAGAGCCACAAGCTGTTGAGCGTGCAATGTTACGTGAAGACCAAATTCTTTTCACTTACCTTCACCTTGCACCGGATCTTCCTCAAACTGAAGACCTTGTTAAAAGTAAAGCAATCTGTATTGCTTATGAAACAGTAACTGATTCACGCGGTGGTTTACCACTTTTAGCGCCAATGAGTGAAGTTGCTGGTCGTATGTCTATTCAAGCAGGTGCACAAGCGCTAGAAAAAGCTAACCACGGTCGTGGTATGTTACTAGGTGGTGTACCCGGTGTTGAGCCAGCTAAAGTTGTTGTTATTGGTGGCGGCATGGTTGGTCGTAGCGCTGCACAAATGGCGGTTGGCTTAGGTGCTGAGGTTGTTGTACTTGACCGTAACATCGACGTACTACGTGCACTAGACGCACAGTTTGGTAACAAAGTTAAAGCTATTTACTCAACAGCTGATGCGCTTGAAAAGCACGTATTAGAAGCTGACCTAGTAATTGGTGGCGTGCTTATCCCAGGTGCTGCTGCACCTAAACTAGTGACTGCTGAACACATTAAAGCAATGAAGCCAGGTGCTGCTATTGTTGATGTTGCGATTGACCAAGGTGGTTGTATTGCAACCTCTAAAGCAACTACGCACGCTGATCCTACTTTCATCGTTGATGAAGTTGTTCACTACTGTGTTGCTAACATGCCTGGTGCTGTTCCACGTACATCGACGTTTGCACTTAATAATGCAACATTACCGTTCATCATTAACCTTGCAAACAAAGGTTACAAAAAAGCACTACTAGATGACGCTCACTTCTTAAAAGGCTTAAACGTAATTAAAGGCCAAGTAACATACAAAGAAGTAGCTGAAGCGTTCAACATGGAATATGTTGACCCACGCACTGCAGTAGAAAACGCGTAACTATTATTGTTACCGCTTATACCTAAGCCATAATTTAGGTATAAGCATTAAAAAAGCAGCTAATTAGCTGCTTTTTTTGTATCTAAATTTTAGGGTCTGTGGTCAACAGACCCTAATGTTATATAAATCGTTTAATAATAAAGTCGACTTTTACGCGCTTAGCTTGACCAAGCAGTTTTTTCACTGGCTGCGGGTAATCGCTCATAGTTTCTAAATCATCAGGGCCGGTTAAACGACGACAATGCTTTAAAATTTCTTGGCGTTCATTATCAATGTCGCGCATTATCGTTTGCTCAGGGTCTTCTATCAGAATACCATTTTCGATATCTAGCCCCCATGCACGCGGATTTAAATTATGCCCGCTAAGTAAATGCACTTTACGGTCACAACAAATCCCTTTTAAATGAAACGAGTTACTCTCGTGTTTCCACAGGTATACGTTTAAGTTGCCATTATCTATGTGGCGTTTTTGCGATTTTACAAATTTATGCAAAATAGTTTCGTATAAATACGGTAATGCACCAATTTTACTAAACGGCTCGCTAGGTGGCAGGTAAAAATCGTTTGCGGTTTTATCGCCCACCACAATAGTGACTTGTTTACCTTGCTTTAATAAGCGACGTAAAGAGCGCATTAAAGGAGCCGGGAAATTAAAATACGGCGTGTATAACACCAACTCTTGCTCGGTAGTATCAAACAGCGCTTTGATTAAGCGATTAAGTTCGTTATTACGACGGCCTAAACCCAAAAACAAACGAATGCCCATTGCATGAGTATTCAATAGTTGCGCACTTTTATAGCTTGCCGATTTAAGCTCACGCATAAGTTGCTTTTGTTCAAGTTTAAAGTCAGCCATGCGTTTAAGCGGTCGTTGATCAATTCTTGGAACTGCTTCAGAGCTCAATAACGTTGATTCGATAAAGTCGACTACTGAGTCACATAACTCGCTTTGCGAAACTAAAAAGTATCGATCAAGTCGGTATCGGTCGCTATATTGCAAATACACATTATTTAAACTGGCACCGCTATATAGCAATGTGTCGTCTATAACAAAGCCTTTTAAATGCAATACCCCAAACAGTTCTTTTGCCTTTACGGGAACACCATACACTTGAACGTTTGAATTAAACTTCTCTAAGCTGTCGCAATATAAGCTTGCATTGCCCTCTGACTTTTCTGCACCAATTAAACCACGCTGTGCGCGATGAAAATCAACCAGTACTTTTATTTCAAGCGAAGGGTTAGCTAACGATGCACTGTGTAGTGCGGCTAATATTTCACGACCCGCTTCATCATCTTGTAAGTAAAGTGTGGTGATATAAATTCGTTTTTTTGCGTTGGCAATTAAATCTAACAATTGCGTACGGTATTCTTGCGCATTGGTTAAGACGTTAACGTCTTTTGAAGTCAACCCAAATGCG
It encodes the following:
- a CDS encoding DNA translocase FtsK gives rise to the protein MRLNGVQRLLETGLIVSTFAAVFILCALISFHPADPAWSQTGEFTNVQNITGTAGAWVADILLLTFGWLAYFVPAAIQLLGYLVFKQPHRILQLDYTTLGLRIIGFALFITSATAISSINFDDIYNFSSGGVVGDVIASAMMPAFNFTGTSILLLCFFFAGLTLLTGVSWVQFVDYLGDLIVRLYRFLVTYARGWMQREHIAGKVQDEQPDAYFEDDTRQQEPELANKKADKPKAIDKPTTKVNAPQDDEFMPFDELDQILDQEISFSAIDDEPMDTEAALNALDQSPVVEPEKPATTVVSPARPINKPKSGFQPPPTAKEKFEQLLEQEPPPGPLPSLDLLDRPDKAKNPISQEELDSVSRLVETKLLDFNVQATVVGVYPGPVVTRFELDLAPGIKVSKITGLSKDLARSLSAISVRVVEVIPGKTYIGIELPNKYREIVRLSEVINAPKFEQNPSPLTMVLGKDIAGQPVCADLGKMPHLLVAGTTGSGKSVGVNVMILSLLYKSGPEDVRMIMIDPKMLELSVYEGIPHLLCEVVTDMKEAANALRWCVGEMERRYKLMSALGVRNLKGYNQKVMEAKEAGYPIMDPLFKDTDGMKEGPDELDKLPSIVVVIDEFADMMMIVGKKVEELIARIAQKARAAGIHLILATQRPSVDVITGLIKANIPTRMAFQVSSKIDSRTILDQQGAENLLGMGDMLYLPPGTSVPERVHGAFVDDHEVHAVVNDWKARAKPNYIDEILNGDATEDILLPGEASENGDEESDPLYDEAVAFVIETGKVSVSSVQRKLRVGYNRAARLVEQMETSGIVSAPGHNGARDVLVPNGAN
- the lrp gene encoding leucine-responsive transcriptional regulator Lrp, coding for MHNLLDRIDRKILVELQLDGRLSNVELARRVGLSATPCLERVKKLEREGYILGYKAVVDPAKLGQGLSVYVEVTITKTSPDVFEEFSAAVRKHEEIIECHLVSGNFDFLLKTRVNDMSEYRGVLGDILLKLPNVSESRTYVVMEEVKGEEGVVIRPFVA
- the ald gene encoding alanine dehydrogenase, which encodes MIIGVPKEIKNHEYRVGMVPASVRELVNHGHQVIVETNAGMGIGFTNDDYVQAGAEILETAADVFAKAEMIIKVKEPQAVERAMLREDQILFTYLHLAPDLPQTEDLVKSKAICIAYETVTDSRGGLPLLAPMSEVAGRMSIQAGAQALEKANHGRGMLLGGVPGVEPAKVVVIGGGMVGRSAAQMAVGLGAEVVVLDRNIDVLRALDAQFGNKVKAIYSTADALEKHVLEADLVIGGVLIPGAAAPKLVTAEHIKAMKPGAAIVDVAIDQGGCIATSKATTHADPTFIVDEVVHYCVANMPGAVPRTSTFALNNATLPFIINLANKGYKKALLDDAHFLKGLNVIKGQVTYKEVAEAFNMEYVDPRTAVENA
- the pssA gene encoding CDP-diacylglycerol--serine O-phosphatidyltransferase; translation: MLFWQEKPAFGLTSKDVNVLTNAQEYRTQLLDLIANAKKRIYITTLYLQDDEAGREILAALHSASLANPSLEIKVLVDFHRAQRGLIGAEKSEGNASLYCDSLEKFNSNVQVYGVPVKAKELFGVLHLKGFVIDDTLLYSGASLNNVYLQYSDRYRLDRYFLVSQSELCDSVVDFIESTLLSSEAVPRIDQRPLKRMADFKLEQKQLMRELKSASYKSAQLLNTHAMGIRLFLGLGRRNNELNRLIKALFDTTEQELVLYTPYFNFPAPLMRSLRRLLKQGKQVTIVVGDKTANDFYLPPSEPFSKIGALPYLYETILHKFVKSQKRHIDNGNLNVYLWKHESNSFHLKGICCDRKVHLLSGHNLNPRAWGLDIENGILIEDPEQTIMRDIDNERQEILKHCRRLTGPDDLETMSDYPQPVKKLLGQAKRVKVDFIIKRFI